In Microplitis mediator isolate UGA2020A chromosome 2, iyMicMedi2.1, whole genome shotgun sequence, a single window of DNA contains:
- the LOC130678526 gene encoding coatomer subunit gamma → MNTFKRDKKEEEDGGGNPFQNLEKTTVLQEARTFNDTPVNPRKCAHILTKILYLLMQGVQLGTTEATEAFFAMTKLFQSRDVILRRLVYLAIKELSTVAEDVIIVTSSLTKDMTGKEDLYRAPAIRALCTITDAGMLAAIERYMKQAIVDKSPAVSSAALVSALHLSNLSGDVARRWANEAQEALNSDNVMVQYHALGVLYQARKSDKHAVIKLAAKLIRSRQKSPYATCMIIRMACKLLDDVNESNELLDFIEGCLRHKSEMVVYEAAHALVNLGRSGIREIAPAISVLQLFCGSPKAALRFAAVRTLNKVAMTHPAAVTACNLDLENLITDSNRSIATLAITTLLKTGAESSVDRLMKQIATFVSEISDEFKVVVVQAIRALCQKFPRKHSVLMNFLSAMLRDEGGLEYKAAIADTIIAVMEGNAEAKEAGLAHLCEFIEDCEHTSLAVRILHLLGQEGPTSKNPSRHIRFIYNRVILESASVRAAAVAALAHFAAVCPDLLPNVLVLLSRCQLDSDDEVRDRAAYYCRILQERNDPTILPTLIHPPQLSIPSLERALRNYIQSPMDEPFDIGQVPPAQAVEEPTPAEVQLITRPTQPRLTREESYTEKLSQVPQLMMILQKSPLFKSSSVFELTESETEYNVKCVKHSCGDFLILQFDCLNTLTDLVLENVSVAVEAPEGYTLIGEISCPKLAYNEPGTTYTILQFPEDINASVMTTPATLKFIARDCDPTTGLPEADQGYQDEYMLEDLEVTLADQMRGSGTRGMDMNAAWEAAATRGFTCMEDTFALGANVTTLEAAVQSLVGFLALEPADRSDRVPPGATSHVLLLHGYFRGGKEIFSRARLALADTQVTMQLSVRSQDPDVAALVLASVG, encoded by the exons atgaatactttcAAACGGGataaaaaagaagaagaagatg gagGTGGTAATCCGTTTCAAAATTTAGAAAAGACAACTGTGCTCCAAGAAGCAAGAACTTTCAATGATACACCAGTAAATCCACGAAAATGTGCTCACATATTGACAAAAATATTGTATCTGCTGATGCAAGGAGTGCAGCTCGGAACAACAGAAGCCACCGAAGCATTTTTTGCAATGACTAAATTATTCCAATCGCGAGACGTCATATTGCGTAGGTTGGTTTACCTGGCAATCAAAGAATTGAGCACAGTAGCTGAGGATGTGATCATAGTGACGTCAAGTCTGACCAAGGACATGACCGGCAAAGAGGATTTGTACAGAGCACCAGCAATACGCGCTCTCTGCACAATAACTGATGCTGGGATGCTGGCTGCTATTGAAAGATACATGAAACAAGCGATTGTGGACAAATCACCGGCAGTATCGAGTGCTGCTTTGGTCTCAGCACTTCACTTGAGCAACTTGTCTGGTGACGTTGCTCGTAGATGGGCCAATGAAGCACAGGAAGCACTAAATTCTGACAATGTCATGGTTCAGTATCACGCTCTGGGTGTTTTGTATCAAGCGAGAAAGTCTGATAAACATGCTGTCATTAAATTGGCGGCGAAACTCATCAGGAGCCGGCAGAAAAGTCCGTATGCCACGTGCATGATAATCAGGATGGCTTGCAAGCTGCTGGATGACGTCAATGAGAGCAACGAATTGCTGGATTTCATTGAAGGCTGCTTGAGACACAAGTCTGAGATGGTTGTCTACGAAGCTGCTCATGCTCTGGTCAATCTTGGACGCAGTGGAATACGTGAAATAGCACCGGCAATAAGTGTGCTCCAGCTGTTCTGCGGGTCACCAAAAGCTGCGCTGAGATTCGCGGCCGTTCGCACGCTTAATAAAGTCGCCATGACTCATCCAGCTGCTGTTACTGCGTGCAACCTGGACCTGGAGAATCTTATTACTGATTCAAATCGTTCAATTGCTACACTGGCAATCACAACTCTTCTTAAAACCGGAGCTGAGAGTTCAGTAGATCGTTTGATGAAACAAATAGCGACTTTTGTATCAGAAATTTCAGATGAATTCAAAGTCGTTGTTGTTCAAGCAATCAGAGCATTGTGCCAGAAGTTCCCACGCAAGCACTCTGTGCTGATGAATTTCCTGTCGGCGATGCTGAGAGACGAGGGTGGGTTGGAGTACAAAGCAGCTATCGCTGACACAATTATCGCTGTAATGGAGGGCAATGCTGAAGCAAAAGAAGCTGGACTCGCACATCTCTGCGAGTTTATTGAAGACTGTGAGCATACATCTCTCGCTGTACGTATCCTCCATCTTCTGGGCCAAGAAGGACCAACTTCAAAAAATCCATCCCGACACATTCGTTTTATTTACAACCGCGTGATCCTCGAGAGCGCAAGTGTAAGAGCAGCAGCAGTCGCTGCTCTAGCTCATTTTGCCGCAGTCTGTCCAGATTTGCTACCAAACGTTCTCGTTTTACTGTCACGTTGCCAACTTGATTCTGATGACGAAGTACGCGACCGTGCCGCGTATTACTGTAGAATTCTGCAGGAACGTAATGATCCAACAATCTTACCCACACTTATTCATCCACCTCAGCTCTCAATCCCAAGCCTCGAGAGAGCTCTTCGCAATTACATCCAGTCTCCAATGGACGAGCCATTCGATATCGGTCAAGTACCGCCAGCGCAAGCTGTCGAAGAACCGACTCCAGCAGAAGTACAGCTCATCACTCGACCAACTCAACCGCGACTTACACGAGAAGAAAGCTACACTGAAAAACTGTCTCAAGTTCCACAATTGATGATGATCCTTCAGAAATCACCGCTCTTTAAATCATCATCAGTATTCGAACTTACCGAGTCTGAAACGGAGTACAATGTCAAGTGTGTCAAACACTCATGCGGCGATTTTCTCATCTTACAGTTCGACTGCTTAAATACATTGACTGACCTAGTGCTGGAGAACGTCAGTGTCGCAGTTGAAGCACCAGAAGGATACACTCTTATTGGTGAAATATCCTGTCCCAAGCTAGCATACAACGAGCCAGGAACAACTTACACTATCCTACAGTTCCCTGAAGACATCAATGCCAGCGTAATGACAACTCCAGCAACTTTGAAATTCATTGCTCGCGACTGCGATCCTACTACTGGACTTCCTGAAGCTGACCAAGGATACCAGGATGAGTATATG CTTGAAGACCTCGAAGTGACTCTGGCTGACCAAATGCGCGGCTCAGGCACCCGAGGAATGGACATGAATGCTGCCTGGGAAGCTGCGGCAACACGTGGATTCACTTGCATGGAAGACACCTTCGCTCTGGGAGCCAATGTCACAACTCTAGAAGCTGCTGTGCAGAGTCTCGTTGGTTTCTTGGCTCTCGAACCGGCGGATCGCAGCGACAGGGTACCTCCCGGTGCTACATCGCACGTATTGCTACTCCACGGTTACTTCCGCGGTGGAAAGGAAATATTCTCCCGCGCTAGATTAGCTCTCGCTGATACCCAAGTTACGATGCAATTGTCCGTACGCTCACAGGACCCAGATGTCGCAGCACTTGTCCTCGCATCAGttggttaa
- the LOC130678528 gene encoding putative sodium-dependent multivitamin transporter, translating to MESTKTLGLVDYLVITLTIAISVGIGIYYRFTGGKQKTSEEYFSANRSMGPLSVGIALMVSFMSAITLLGMSAENYTYGTQFIVININYILSTPIICYGFLPVFYKLQATSTYEYLERRFGVPTRLLASFVVWLQMLLYSGVVLYAPALAFETTTDLSRMKSILSVGLACAFYSSIGGIKAVLITDIFQAVLMFASLIAVIVVAAYSAGGLDEIWNIASQGGRIDFNNFSIDPTERHTWWSLIIGGMCTFLSLYGVNQIQVQRFLTVKSLKSAQRAMWFCLPVLIILNLTTSLAGLSMYSKYFNCDPKAAGQIEQPDMLMPFYVMETMSSIPGLPGLIIAGVFSAGLSTISAALNSLAAVSLEDYIKPLYLKCTKKQLSPSTSLILGKFLAFSLGFLCIALAVLAQYLGSVLQTSLTIFGAVGGPLLGLFTLGMLFESSTQSGAVLGTTVSLVFSLWISFGGPRPAPPALPVSIEGCSNDTLLLLNKTLEMKHQTLDDYLHPHVRSNSEFFYLYRLSYMWVSLIGLVLTITIGMITSRLSRCFGFESQRAIDPDLFFPFVAKRIRKRLETDPNFTAQKYQFESKNNIDTATTSM from the exons ATGGAATCGACAAAAACATTAGGATTGGTTGATTATCTGGTGATTACACTGACGATTGCTATAAGTGTTGGTATCGGAATTTATTATCGTTTCACCGGAGGCAAACAAAAAACATCCGAG GAATATTTTTCGGCGAACAGATCAATGGGGCCACTGTCAGTTGGCATTGCTTTGATGGTGTCATTTATGTCTGCAATAACACTCTTAGGAATGTCTGCTGAAAATTATACTTACGGAACGCAGTTTAttgtcataaatataaattatatattatctaCTCCAATAATTTGCTATGGATTTTTGCcagtattttataaactgCAAGCAACAAGTACTTATGAG taTTTAGAAAGACGTTTTGGAGTACCAACAAGATTGTTAGCGAGCTTCGTCGTGTGGCTCCAAATGTTATTGTACTCGGGTGTGGTGCTTTACGCGCCGGCTTTGGCCTTTGAGACGACAACTGATCTATCAAGAATGAAAAGTATCCTATCAGTCGGCTTAGCTTGCGCTTTTTATTCGAGTATCGGCGGAATAAAAGCTGTATTGATAACAGATATTTTCCAAGCAGTTTTGATGTTTGCTTCGTTAATTGCTGTAATTGTCGTAGCCGCTTATTCGGCCGGTGGCCTCGACGAAATATGGAACATTGCAAGTCAAGGCGGCCGTATAGATTTTAAcaa CTTTTCTATTGATCCCACCGAACGCCACACATGGTGGAGTCTGATAATTGGAGGGATGTGTACATTTTTATCACTCTATGGAGTAAATCAAATTCAAGTACAACGATTTCTAACTGTCAA GAGTTTAAAATCCGCACAACGCGCGATGTGGTTTTGTTTGCCGGTTCTTATAATACTGAATCTCACAACAAGTTTAGCCGGATTGTCAATGTACAgcaaatattttaactgtGATCCAAAGGCAGCCGGACAAATAGAACAACCAGACATGCTGATGCCATTCTATGTTATGGAGACAATGTCTTCAATTCCAGGCCTGCCTGGTTTAATTATCGCCg GTGTATTCAGCGCGGGATTAAGTACAATATCAGCAGCACTAAATTCCCTTGCGGCTGTTAGTTTGGAAGATTATATAAAACCTCTGTACTTAAAATGtactaaaaaacaattatcacCATCAACGTCATTGATATtaggaaaatttttagcaTTTTCACTTGGATTTTTATGTATAGCTCTTGCTGTACTTGCTCAGTACTTAGGAAGTGTCcttcaa ACAAGCTTGACGATATTTGGAGCCGTTGGCGGGCCGCTCTTGGGTTTATTTACCCTGGGAATGTTATTTGAATCATCAACTCAGAGTGGTGCTGTTCTAGGTACGACAGTATCACTTGTATTTTCATTATGGATCTCATTCGGTGGTCCGCGACCAGCTCCACCGGCATTACCAGTCTCCATTGAGGGCTGCAGTAATGACACGTTACTTTTACTCAACAAGACGCTGGAAATGAAACATCAAACCCTAGATGATTATTTGCATCCCCATGTCCGGAGTAActcggaatttttttatctctaccGACTTTCTTACATGTGGGTTTCTCTTATTGGTCTTGTGTTGACAATCACCATTGGCATGATCACCAGTAGACTGTCTCGGTGCTTTGGGTTTGAGAGCCAACGAGCCATTGATCCAGATCTTTTCTTCCCATTTGTAGCAAAACGTATTCGCAAGAGGCTTGAGACTGATCCTAATTTTACTGcacaaaaatatcaatttgaaagtaaaaataatatcgacACTGCCACTACTAGCATGTAA
- the LOC130663510 gene encoding sodium-coupled monocarboxylate transporter 1 isoform X1, which translates to MVLRLLILFIALSTSSAEQRRQLTAEEEKCNEENPGLRNSFSWIDYLVLSIMLLVSCLIGTFYGFFSKKQETSKDFLLGGSSIGTIPMAMSLAASFITAIELLGNPAEMYSQGTQFWMTCIAFVLVVPITSKLYLPVFMRLRLTSTYEYLNLRFNRHCRLFASGLYMLQMILYSSVAVYAPALALSHVTGLDTYLAVALVYVVCIFYASQGGMKAVIMTDTFQGVVLLLSLFVVVGIGMSLEGGISQVWHKSFETDRIEFFNFDPRPTVRHSFWSVVIGGTFYWVTMFCSNQASVQKYLSVQSIGQVNTALWVSSLALTVIYTINFLTGMILYSANKGCDPLNAGYITGQDQSLPLYVMNFLGSYPGVSGLFVAGIFAASLGTVASALNSLAAITCEDILQGILNIQVPAKRGAAYARWISIFFGIFSFAFIFVVERLGGVLEVALSFNGMVGGVTLGMFSLGMFVPWANAKGAMTGAISAFLLVLWIGLGAQIAAFNGLIHIQTKQVSVNYCPCINETLYNEEITEDYYENNQVWSLYKISYLWYSLIGCCVTVLVGSAVSFMTVPQDLDELDRNLLSPVTKYYIGNSSSAIKNKLPNNNNVQGVTNLALELFLEDEKINQDVTKSPK; encoded by the exons ATGGTACTGAGACTGCTGATCCTCTTTATCGCGCTATCAACATCATCAGCCGAGCAACGAAGACAATTAACTGCCGAAGAAGAAAAATGCAACGAAGAAAATCCTGGTCTGCGTAACAGTTTTTCGTGGATTGATTACTTAGTATTATCAATAATGTTACTAGTATCATGTTTAATTGGTAcattttatggttttttttctaaaaaacaagaaacaagtaaagattttttactcGGCGGATCTAGTATCGGAACGATACCGATGGCGATGTCTTTAGCTGCGAGTTTTATAACTGCTATTGAATTACTTGGTAATCCTGCTGAAATGTATAGTCAa ggTACACAGTTTTGGATGACTTGCATAGCATTTGTACTAGTGGTACCAATAACTTCAAAACTCTACTTACCTGTATTCATGAGATTAAGATTAACTTCGACCTACGAATATTTGAACCTCCGATTCAATCGTCATTGCAGATTATTTGCAAGTGGGTTGTACATGTTGCAAATGATTTTATACTCATCGGTTGCTGTTTACGCTCCAGCATTAGCTTTAAGTcacg ttactgGGCTGGATACTTATCTTGCTGTCGCTCTAGTCTACGTCGTTTGTATTTTTTACGCTTCacaa GGTGGAATGAAGGCTGTTATAATGACGGATACTTTCCAAGGGGTAGTTCTGCTGCTGTCTCTTTTTGTTGTCGTGGGTATCGGCATGAGTTTAGAAGGCGGGATATCCCAAGTTTGGCACAAAAGTTTTGAAACAGATAGAATTGAGTTCTTTAATTTTGATCCACGTCCTACTGTGAGACATAGCTTTTGGAGTGTTGTAATTGGCGGGACTTTTTATTGGGTCACTATGTTCTGCAGTAATCAAGCATCCGTACAAAAATATCTTAGTGTACAATCTATAGGTCAAGTTAAtac AGCACTTTGGGTATCATCATTAGCACTGACTGTTATTTATACCATAAATTTCCTTACCGGTATGATACTTTACAGTGCAAATAAAGGTTGCGATCCACTAAACGCTGGATATATAACCGGTCAAGATCAATCGCTACCCCTTTATGTGATGAATTTTTTGGGTAGTTATCCAGGTGTATCGGGACTTTTTGTTGCTGGTATTTTTGCAGCTTCTCTTGG AACGGTAGCAAGTGCGTTAAACTCACTAGCCGCAATTACATGTGAAGATATCCTGCAAGGAATATTAAATATCCAAGTACCAGCAAAAAGAGGAGCAGCTTACGCAAGATGGATTAGTATTTTCTTTGGAATATTTAGctttgcttttatttttgttgttgaaCGTCTAGGCGGTGTTTTAGAG GTCGCTTTGTCGTTTAATGGCATGGTTGGTGGTGTTACACTGGGTATGTTTTCGTTGGGAATGTTTGTACCATGGGCAAATGCAAAGGGCGCAATGACCGGTGCGATAAGTGCTTTCTTGTTAGTATTATGGATTGGTTTAGGCGCACAAATAGCAGCTTTTAATGGTTTAATTCACATTCAAACAAAACAAGTGTCCGTTAATTATTGTCCTTGTATTAACGAAACACTTTATAATGAAGAAATCACCGAagattattatgaaaataatcaagtttggtcactttataaa atAAGTTACTTGTGGTACAGCTTGATTGGATGTTGTGTAACAGTATTAGTCGGAAGTGCTGTCAGTTTTATGACAGTACCCCAAGACCTCGATGAATTGGACAGAAATTTACTGAGCCcagtaacaaaatattatatcgGTAATTCTTCatcagcaataaaaaataaattaccaaataacaataatgtaCAGGGTGTTACTAATTTAGCCCTCGAATTATTCCTtgaagatgaaaaaataaatcaagacGTCACCAAGAGTCCGAAGTAG
- the LOC130663510 gene encoding sodium-coupled monocarboxylate transporter 1 isoform X2, translating to MVLRLLILFIALSTSSAEQRRQLTAEEEKCNEENPGLRNSFSWIDYLVLSIMLLVSCLIGTFYGFFSKKQETSKDFLLGGSSIGTIPMAMSLAASFITAIELLGNPAEMYSQGTQFWMTCIAFVLVVPITSKLYLPVFMRLRLTSTYEYLNLRFNRHCRLFASGLYMLQMILYSSVAVYAPALALSHVTGLDTYLAVALVYVVCIFYASQGGMKAVIMTDTFQGVVLLLSLFVVVGIGMSLEGGISQVWHKSFETDRIEFFNFDPRPTVRHSFWSVVIGGTFYWVTMFCSNQASVQKYLSVQSIGQVNTALWVSSLALTVIYTINFLTGMILYSANKGCDPLNAGYITGQDQSLPLYVMNFLGSYPGVSGLFVAGIFAASLGTVASALNSLAAITCEDILQGILNIQVPAKRGAAYARWISIFFGIFSFAFIFVVERLGGVLEVALSFNGMVGGVTLGMFSLGMFVPWANAKGAMTGAISAFLLVLWIGLGAQIAAFNGLIHIQTKQVSVNYCPCINETLYNEEITEDYYENNQVWSLYKISYLWYSLIGCCVTVLVGSAVSFMTVPQDLDELDRNLLSPVTKYYIDEKINQDVTKSPK from the exons ATGGTACTGAGACTGCTGATCCTCTTTATCGCGCTATCAACATCATCAGCCGAGCAACGAAGACAATTAACTGCCGAAGAAGAAAAATGCAACGAAGAAAATCCTGGTCTGCGTAACAGTTTTTCGTGGATTGATTACTTAGTATTATCAATAATGTTACTAGTATCATGTTTAATTGGTAcattttatggttttttttctaaaaaacaagaaacaagtaaagattttttactcGGCGGATCTAGTATCGGAACGATACCGATGGCGATGTCTTTAGCTGCGAGTTTTATAACTGCTATTGAATTACTTGGTAATCCTGCTGAAATGTATAGTCAa ggTACACAGTTTTGGATGACTTGCATAGCATTTGTACTAGTGGTACCAATAACTTCAAAACTCTACTTACCTGTATTCATGAGATTAAGATTAACTTCGACCTACGAATATTTGAACCTCCGATTCAATCGTCATTGCAGATTATTTGCAAGTGGGTTGTACATGTTGCAAATGATTTTATACTCATCGGTTGCTGTTTACGCTCCAGCATTAGCTTTAAGTcacg ttactgGGCTGGATACTTATCTTGCTGTCGCTCTAGTCTACGTCGTTTGTATTTTTTACGCTTCacaa GGTGGAATGAAGGCTGTTATAATGACGGATACTTTCCAAGGGGTAGTTCTGCTGCTGTCTCTTTTTGTTGTCGTGGGTATCGGCATGAGTTTAGAAGGCGGGATATCCCAAGTTTGGCACAAAAGTTTTGAAACAGATAGAATTGAGTTCTTTAATTTTGATCCACGTCCTACTGTGAGACATAGCTTTTGGAGTGTTGTAATTGGCGGGACTTTTTATTGGGTCACTATGTTCTGCAGTAATCAAGCATCCGTACAAAAATATCTTAGTGTACAATCTATAGGTCAAGTTAAtac AGCACTTTGGGTATCATCATTAGCACTGACTGTTATTTATACCATAAATTTCCTTACCGGTATGATACTTTACAGTGCAAATAAAGGTTGCGATCCACTAAACGCTGGATATATAACCGGTCAAGATCAATCGCTACCCCTTTATGTGATGAATTTTTTGGGTAGTTATCCAGGTGTATCGGGACTTTTTGTTGCTGGTATTTTTGCAGCTTCTCTTGG AACGGTAGCAAGTGCGTTAAACTCACTAGCCGCAATTACATGTGAAGATATCCTGCAAGGAATATTAAATATCCAAGTACCAGCAAAAAGAGGAGCAGCTTACGCAAGATGGATTAGTATTTTCTTTGGAATATTTAGctttgcttttatttttgttgttgaaCGTCTAGGCGGTGTTTTAGAG GTCGCTTTGTCGTTTAATGGCATGGTTGGTGGTGTTACACTGGGTATGTTTTCGTTGGGAATGTTTGTACCATGGGCAAATGCAAAGGGCGCAATGACCGGTGCGATAAGTGCTTTCTTGTTAGTATTATGGATTGGTTTAGGCGCACAAATAGCAGCTTTTAATGGTTTAATTCACATTCAAACAAAACAAGTGTCCGTTAATTATTGTCCTTGTATTAACGAAACACTTTATAATGAAGAAATCACCGAagattattatgaaaataatcaagtttggtcactttataaa atAAGTTACTTGTGGTACAGCTTGATTGGATGTTGTGTAACAGTATTAGTCGGAAGTGCTGTCAGTTTTATGACAGTACCCCAAGACCTCGATGAATTGGACAGAAATTTACTGAGCCcagtaacaaaatattatatcg atgaaaaaataaatcaagacGTCACCAAGAGTCCGAAGTAG
- the LOC130678527 gene encoding putative sodium-dependent multivitamin transporter, translated as MGANKILGTIDYLVISLMIAISVGIGIYYRLTGGRQKTAEEYFSANRSMGPLSVGIALMVSFMSAITLLGLSAENYIYGSQFVVINISYLIGTPIVCYGFLPVFYKLQATSTYEYLERRFGVPTRLLASFVVWLQMLLYSGVVLYAPALAFETTTDLSRMKSILLVGLACAFYSSIGGIKAVLITDIFQAVLMFASLIAVIVVAAYSAGGLDEIWNIASQGGRLDFNNISVDPTERHTWWSLIIGGLCTYLSLYGVNQIQVQRMLTVKSLRSAQKALWFCWPVLTALSITTCFSGLAMYSKYYNCDPKTAGAIKQSDMLMPFFVMETMSSIPGLSGLFIAGVFSAGLSTISAALNALAAVSLEDYIKPLYLKCTKKQFPPTTSLILGKLIAFTLGILCIALAVLAQYLGGVLQISLTIFGAVGGPLVGLFTLGMLFESSNQRGAMLGTTVSLVFLLWISFGGPRPLPQTLPVSIEGCSNDTLLLLNKTLEMKHQTLDDYLHPHVRSNSEFFYLYRLSYMWNAPIGLVMTVVIGMIASKLSQWFGFESQRAMDPDLFFPCIANRIRKRLETDPSITAHKYQFERKDELDNATTCL; from the exons ATGGgggcaaataaaatattaggaACGATCGACTATCTGGTCATTTCGCTGATGATTGCCATCAGTGTTGGGATTGGAATTTACTATCGTTTAACTGGAGGCAGGCAGAAAACAGCTGAG gAATATTTTTCGGCGAACCGATCAATGGGACCGCTGTCAGTTGGTATTGCTTTGATGGTGTCATTTATGTCTGCGATAACACTCTTAGGATTATCCGctgaaaattatatatacgGATCACAATttgttgttataaatatatcttatTTAATTGGTACACCAATAGTTTGCTATGGATTTTTGCcagtattttataaactgCAAGCAACGAGTACTTATGAG tatTTAGAAAGACGTTTTGGAGTACCAACGAGATTGTTAGCGAGCTTCGTCGTGTGGCTCCAAATGTTATTGTACTCGGGTGTGGTGCTTTACGCGCCGGCTTTGGCCTTTGAGACGACAACTGATCTATCAAGAATGAAAAGTATCCTATTAGTCGGCTTAGCTTGCGCTTTTTATTCGAGTATCGGCGGAATAAAAGCTGTATTGATAACAGATATTTTCCAAGCAGTTTTGATGTTTGCTTCGTTAATTGCTGTAATTGTCGTAGCCGCTTATTCGGCCGGTGGCCTCGACGAAATATGGAACATTGCAAGTCAAGGCGGCCGTTTAGATTTTAAcaa CATTTCTGTTGATCCCACCGAACGTCACACATGGTGGAGTCTTATAATTGGAGGACTTTGTACATATTTGTCACTCTATGGAGTTAATCAAATTCAAGTACAACGAATGTTAACTGTCAA GAGTCTAAGGTCAGCACAAAAGGCGCTGTGGTTCTGTTGGCCCGTTCTAACTGCACTGTCTATCACAACATGTTTCTCAGGACTTGCAATGTATAGCAAATATTATAACTGTGATCCAAAAACAGCTGGAGCAATAAAACAATCAGACATGCTGATGCCATTCTTCGTTATGGAAACAATGTCTTCAATACCCGGTTTATCGGGTTTATTTATCGCCG GTGTATTTAGTGCGGGATTAAGTACCATATCAGCGGCACTAAATGCTCTTGCGGCTGTTAGTTTGGAAGATTATATAAAACCTCTGTACTTAAAatgtacaaaaaaacaattcccGCCAACAACATCATTGATATTAGGAAAATTAATAGCATTTACACTCGGTATTTTGTGTATAGCTCTTGCTGTACTTGCTCAGTACTTAGGAGGTGTCCTTCAA ATAAGCTTGACAATATTTGGAGCCGTTGGCGGGCCGCTAGTGGGTTTATTTACCCTGGGAATGTTATTTGAATCGTCAAATCAACGTGGTGCTATGCTGGGTACTACAGTATcacttgtatttttattatggatCTCATTCGGTGGTCCGCGACCACTTCCACAGACATTACCGGTCTCCATTGAGGGCTGCAGTAATGACACGTTACTTTTACTCAACAAGACGCTGGAAATGAAACATCAAACCCTAGATGATTATTTGCATCCCCATGTCCGGAGTAActcggaatttttttatctctaccGACTTTCGTACATGTGGAATGCCCCCATTGGTCTTGTGATGACAGTCGTCATTGGCATGATTGCCAGCAAACTGTCTCAGTGGTTTGGATTCGAGAGCCAGCGAGCCATGGATCCAGATCTTTTCTTCCCGTGTATCGCTAATCGTATTCGTAAGAGGCTTGAGACTGACCCAAGTATTACTGcacataaatatcaatttgagCGTAAAGACGAGTTAGATAATGCCACCACGTGCTTGTGA